The Oscillatoria sp. FACHB-1406 genome segment GTTTCGCCGAGGGGACGTTGAAATAAGCCCTGCTGCTGGCGGCGTTTTTTGTGACTGGTAAAGCCCGAAGCAAAAACAATGCAGTAAGACACTAAGAGGGAAACCGCGATAACCGCTAAAAGCCAAGGGGGAGAGGCTGCTGCTGACATCATCGGTACTTCGTCAGTGGGCGCAATATTGAAAGCAATAATGATTGCCCCGATCGCCGTCGCGCTCAAATCCGTCAGCGTATCTTTCCAGAGGGAGGCTTTGCCGTTCTTAGGACTCGAATTGGAAGATTGGTTATTTTGCGAAGCCCAGCGATCGCCGCTCAAGATCGAGCGCGAGAGGGCTACCCCCAACGAAAAAGGTACGCCTTCAAAGATAATTTTCCCTAAAAGCTCGTTTAAGGGCGTTTTCGGCGTAATTTCCTGGAATAAGGCTAACATCAAGGCAGCACAAACCATACCAATCGCGATCGCCTCAATCGTTTCTCCCACGCCATTCCAAAAACCACCGCTATTGCTGCTGCGAAACCCTTCGGCACGATTGAGCAACAGCACCACCGCGAACGTTACCCCCAGAATGGCTAGTAACATCGGTGGCTGCACTTCCGAACCGATAAACCAAACCTCCATTGTATAAAGCAGAGGAATCCCAAAGAGAAATCCCCCAGAAGCACCGCCAACTATTTCGCTCAGTTCTTTTGAGACAGAGCGATTGCGAGCTTGGGAGCGAGAGTACGATTTGGATGCCATCTAACGCGAGTTAGCCGTAATTACAGGCTTAATTTTATCGAAAAATTTGGGTTTAAAACCCCGTCCACTTCAGCAGGCTCAGTGCATCGCTTCCAGGACGGCTTTTCATGTCCGTGCTAGAATATAGCACAGTGGGTCGGGTAATCAACCGCTCTAAAAACCCAGTTGCCGAAAGGTACAACGCTGAACCTTGAACAATTAAATCTATGCGGTTCTACTGCATTTTCCTAGACTCGGCCTCGCAGTAGGTAAAAGATTTAGAGGAGCTAGGCAAACAGTCCTTTGAAACATATCGTTTCACGCTTCAAAAAGAACTTGAAGCAATTCAACTAGGGTAGGGCATACCCGAAGTCGCTTGGGGAGAGTCCCACCTCTGGGGTAGGCATTGCAAGGTATCTACTTTAAGTGGTCTCGTTGAACCAAGAATCCCCACACCTTTAGGTTGGGGAGTGTCAAAGTATTATCCCGCTCTCCAATCCTGCCGAACGGGGAAAGAGTGGCAAGTCAGAAGCTATGCTATTATCTATTGAAGCGCTGGAATGGGCTAATGCTTAGAGTCAATCGCTCTTGAAAGTTTTAGAGAGAGCGAGTTTAAGTGTTGTTCTCGTCTGGTAACTTACTGACATCATCGCAACTAGCCACATCGGCATGGGGTTTTGGAAAAATTTATTTAGCAGTTCGGAATCCATCACGACATCGCCTAAGTCGATGTCCGGCGATCCCGATGCAATTTCAAACGAGACGCGAATCGTCTTCAGT includes the following:
- a CDS encoding TIGR02587 family membrane protein gives rise to the protein MASKSYSRSQARNRSVSKELSEIVGGASGGFLFGIPLLYTMEVWFIGSEVQPPMLLAILGVTFAVVLLLNRAEGFRSSNSGGFWNGVGETIEAIAIGMVCAALMLALFQEITPKTPLNELLGKIIFEGVPFSLGVALSRSILSGDRWASQNNQSSNSSPKNGKASLWKDTLTDLSATAIGAIIIAFNIAPTDEVPMMSAAASPPWLLAVIAVSLLVSYCIVFASGFTSHKKRRQQQGLFQRPLGETVFSYLVSLIASALMLWFFQRLTWSDPWHLWLQQTLVLGLPATVGGAAGRLAV